The Streptomyces durmitorensis genome contains the following window.
TCCGACGCCGCCCGGCCCGTCCCGGTGGACGTACTGGAACCGGACGACAGCACGGCCCTGCTCGCCGCGGTGCTCGGCAAGGAGCGGGTCCTCGCGGAGGCGGTGGGCGCCCGGCGGCTCGTGGAGCTGTGCGGCGGGCTTCCCCTCGCGCTGCGCGTGGCCGCGGCCCGCCTGGCGGACCAGCCGGACTGGTCCCTGCGGGCGATGAGCACCGAACTGGCCGACGAATCACGCCGGTTGACCCTGCTCGACGTGGAGGACACGGGCGTACGCGCGGCGCTGCGGCTCACCGTGCGGCGGCTGCCCGATGACGTCGCGCACCACTTCGCGCACCTGGGCCGCCATCCGGGCACGCACGTCGACCGCTTCACGGCAGCCGCCCTCGCGGGCACGGACCCGGACACGGCCGAGGCCGCCCTCGACCGGCTTACCGCCGCCCATCTCGTCACCCGGACCGCGCCGGGGCGCTGGACCCTGCACGATCTCGTACGCCTCTACGCGCGCGACCTGGACGCGGGGCCCGACGCCCTGATCCGGGTGCTCGACCACAGCGTGGCCACCGCCCTGGCGGCGGCCGACGCGGCCGAGCCCGGCGACGAGTCGTGCTTCACGCTGCCCGCGGACTTCCGTCCGCCGCACGCGATACGGACGTTCGCGGACCGCGACGAGGCCATGGAGTGGTACGCGGCCGAGCGTGACGACCTGATGCTCGCCGCGGCCGCGGCGGACGCGGCCGGGCTGCCCGGCAGGACGTGGCGGATCGTCCTCGGGCTGTGGCCGCAGATGGTGTGGCGGGTCCTTGACGGCTGGACTCCCTTGCTCCACAAGGCGCTTGAGGCGGCGAGGGCCGAATCGGACGCCCGCGCGGAGTCGCGGGTCCTCGCCCTGCTCGGGTGGGTGCTCACCGAGGAGGGACGCACCGAGGAGGCCCTCGTGCACCTGGAGGCCGCCCCGGTGATCGCCGCCCGCGCGGGCGACCGGCGCGGCGAGGCGACGGCCCTGATCAATCTCTCCCTCGCCCAGGCCGCGCTCGGCAGCCCGGAGGAGGCGGCGGAGGGCTGCGTACAGGCGGCGCACCTGGCCCGCGAGGCAGGCGACCGCCACACCGAACGCCTGGCCCTGCACCACCTCGCCCGGCATCAACTGGACACCAGGCAGTGGCAGTCGGCCCTGGACACGTCGGTCGCGGCCCTGGACATCGAGAGCTCCCCGAAGGCCCCGGCGACCTCCCGCGTCCTGCTGCTCACCGCGGGCGGCGAGGCCCTCATCGGCATGGGCGACGAGGCCGAGGGAATCCGCCGCCTGGAGGGCGCGGCGAGCGAGGCGGAGGCGTCCGGCTACGACGAGGGCGCGGTGCGGGCCCTCGGTGCGCTGCTGCGGGTGTCGGCGGACGTGGGGCTGCGGGCGCGCTACGACACGGCGATGGTGCGGCTCGCGGAACGGACCTGAGGGGAGCCTGCGACACGGCTCATGGCGTGGTCCAGCTGCACCGCGCCTCACGATGCGGTCAGCCTGCACCCCGGCATGCCTCAGCCGTGAGCACGTGAGCGCGGGCGACGGGCCCCCCGTGCACACCCACGCGGACCCGGCTCCACAGCGCGCTCGCGCCCCGCCCCCCACACCACACACGGAAACGCGCACCGAGCCCCACGGCGCTCCACGGCGCTCCACGGCTCGGACCCGATCCGCGCCGCGGCTCCCGCTCCCACGCTCCAGGCCCGGACGCACACCCCCACGAACCCCCAGCTCATCCCCCCTCCGCGGCGCGACCCCCCGCGTCAGCGGGACGTCAGCGCGGCGTGAGCGGAACGCCAGCGGGGGCGGACACAGTGGTGTCAACAGCGGGAACGACCAACCCGTTCCGCACCCACCACCACCGCACGGGGGAACCTCACATGCGTACGACCCGGATCCGCACCACCGTCCTCGCCGCCACCACCGCCGCGCTCGCCCTGACCCTGACCGCCTGTGGCGGCTCGGACGGCTCCGGCGGCAGCGCGTCGAAGGCCGGTTCGGGCCGGAGCGTCGCCACGGCCGACGGCGCGAAGGGCTCCGAGAAGGCGTCCGGGACGACGGTCACGACGGAGACGGGCGGCGGCGGCGAGCAGGGCACGACAGGCTCCGGTGCGGGCAAGGCCGCCCCCGCACGCGCCGCCGCGGCCCAGCCGTGCACGGGCGACGAGATCTCGTACGCCGTGCTGCACCGCTTCCCCGCACAGGAGGGCGAGCACCTCCTGATCACCGCGACGAACGCCGACTCCAAGCCCTGCTGGGTCACTTCCTACCCGTCCGTGATGCTCGGCGACACCTCGGACGTCCTGCCCCACGCGGCCAAGGACGCCCCGGGCGGCACCGCCCGGATCACGGTCAAGCCCGGCGGCAAGGTCTACTCCGCCGTGGCCCTGTTCACCGACAGCGACAGGACCCACACCGCGACGGAGCTCTCCGTCGCCCTGCGCGACCAGACCGGCGACACCGGCCCGGGCGCGGGGACGGGCGCCTTCGACGGCAAGGGCGCGCCGTCGGAGTTCACCTGGTCCGACGCCGAGGTCACCAACTGGAACACCACGAAGCCCTACGACTTCTGATCAACGAGCCATCACCCGAGCACCGGTCTGGAGCGACGCAGCGCTCCAGGCCGGCTTTCGTGCTGCCTGAACTCGGCGATATCCAGCGCTGGTTGGGGTGCGGAATCGGCCACACCCCTTCGGACACCCCACGAAGTTTCACCTCGAACAATCGCGAGCCCTTGGCGTTGAGCGACCCCTCCGTATATCGAACGTGGTCCACCGGGCAGCGGACCAGTTCCGGCCAACTCTTGACGCACTCCTGACAAACAGAGCGGCCCGGTGCCACTCTTCCCCTCGATTCCCAGCTCCACCAGGCTCCACAACGCTCCACGTTCTGCCTTGTTCTGCCCGGACGGCACGACCGCGCCGACCGGTCCCCCTGGCCGCGTATCCCGCGGCCACGCAGAAGGAGTCCGTGTTGAGAAGCACCTCTCACAGACCTGCCTCCCACAGACGCGCCACCGCCGCGGGCGCCCTGACCGCCGTCGCCGCCCTTGTCGCGGTGGCCTTCCAGACGGGCCCGGCATCGGCCGACGACCCCGGGATATCCAAGGCCAAGGCCCCGGCCGCGGCCAAGATAGGCAAGGCCGACCCCGGTTCCCTGCCCGTGAAGCTCTCCCCCGCCCAGCGTGCCGCGCTCCTCAAGGACGCCAACGCCACCAAGGCGGACACGGCCAAGGACCTCGGGCTCGGCGCCAAGGAGAAGCTCGTCGTACGTGACGTCATCAAGGACGTCGACGGCACGACGCACACCCGCTACGAGCGCACCTACGACGGCCTGCCCGTCCTCGGCGGCGACATGGTCGTCGACGAGGCGAAGTCCGGGAAGACCGAGGGCGTCACCAAGGCCGCGAAGGCCGAGCTCAAGGGCGTCGACACCAGCGCCGACGTGAAGGCGTCGGCCGCCGAGAAGCAGGCGCTCGGCGCGGCGAAGGCCGAGGGCTCGAAGAAGACCGACGCGGACCGCGCACCGCGCAAGGTCGTCTGGATGGCCAAGGGCGAGCCGACGCTCGCGTACGAGACGGTGGTCGGCGGGCTGCAGCACGACGGCACCCCGAACGAGCTGCACGTCATCACGGACGCGGCCACCGGCAAGAAGATCTTCCAGTGGCAGGGCATCGAGAACGGCACGGGCAACACCCAGTACAGCGGTCAAGTCACCCTGGGATCGGCCCAGTCGGGGTCCAGCTACAACCTGACGGACACCGCTCGCGGCAACCACAAGACGTACAACCTCAACCGCGCCACGTCCGGCACCGGCACGCTCTTCTCGGGCCCGGACGACGTGTGGGGCAACGGCCAGCCCTCCAACCTGGAGACCGCGGGCGCGGACGCCCACTACGGGGCCGCGCTGACCTGGGACTACTACAAGAACGTGCACGGCCGTTCCGGTATCCGGGGTGACGGCGTCGGCGCGTCGTCACGCGTCCACTACGGCAACAACTACGTCAACGCGTTCTGGTCCGACAGCTGCTTCTGCATGACGTACGGCGACGGCGCGGGCAACGCCAAGCCGCTGACGTCCATCGACGTGGCGGCCCACGAGATGACGCACGGCGTCACCGCGGCCACCGGCAACATGACGTACAGCGGCGAGTCCGGTGGCCTGAACGAGGCCACCTCCGACATCTTCGCGGCGGCCGTGGAGTTCCACGCCAACAACGCGCAGGACGTCGGCGACTACAACGTCGGCGAGAAGATCGACATCCGGGGCAACGGCACCCCGCTGCGCTACATGGACAAGCCCAGCAAGGACGGCTCGTCCAAGGACTCCTGGTACTCGGGCATCGGCAGCATCGACGTCCACTACTCGTCCGGCGTCGCCAACCACTTCTACTACATGCTGAGCGAGGGCAGCGGCGCCAAGGTGATCAACGGCGTCTCGTACGACTCCCCGACCTCGGACGGTCTGCCGGTGACCGGAATTGGTCGTGACAAGGCGTCGCTCATCTGGTTCAAGGCGCTGACGACGAAGTTCACCACGACCACCAACTACGCGGCGGCCCGCACCGGGACCCTCGCGGCGGCCGGTGAGCTGTACGGCACCACGAGCCCCGAGTACAACGCGGTGGCCCACGCCTGGGCAGCGGTCAACGTCGGCGCGCGGCCCGGTGGCGGCGGCGGCACGGACTTCGAGAACACCACCGACGTGGCCATCCCGGACCGGGGCGCGGCCGTCACCTCGTCGGTCAACGTCACCGGACGCACGGGCAACGCGCCCGCCGCGCTGAAGGTCGGCGTCGACATCGTGCACACCTGGCGCGGCGACCTGGTCGTCGACCTGGTGGCCCCGGACGGCTCGACGTACCGCCTGAAGAACTCGAGCGCGAACGACTCGGCGGACAACATCGTCGAGACGTACACGGTCAACGCCTCGTCCGAGGTGGCCAACGGCACCTGGAAGCTGAAGGTCCAGGACGTGGCCGCGCAGGACGTCGGCCGCATCAACAGCTGGAAGCTGACCTTCCCGTAAGCCCTGACCAGGCTTGAGACACATGCAGACTGCGCCGCTCCGGGTGGATCCACTCCCCGGGGCGGCGCACCCATGCGTGGCGCCGGCCGCGTAACTCCCCGTTCGCATTGCGTACATGGACCATCGCTCAACGGACGATTTCTGGCCAACCTGCGGTCAGGGACCTGACATGAACCTGGCCCAACTGACACTCTTCCCTCGATCAGTCACACCAGTACACCCGCACCGCATCTTTCAGCCCGGACAGTCCCCATGCCGTCCGGGCCCCCCACAGAAGGAGCATGCGTGACCCCCCACATATCCCGGAAGCGCTCGACGCTGGCCATCGCCACCGCTGTTGCCGCAGGTGCCCTGCTCGCGGGCGGACTTGCCACCGGCGCCTCCGCGCAGCCCGACCGGGCGGCCGCGCCCTCGGGGGCGCCCGTCGCGCTCTCCTCGACGGCCCGTGCGGACCTGCTGCAGGACGCGAACACGGAGAAGGCCGCCACCGCCGAGAAGATCGGCCTCGGCGCCAAGGAGAAGCTCGTCGTACGCGACGTCGTCAAGGACCGCGACGGCACCACGCACACCCGCTACGAGCGCACCTACGACGGCCTGCCCGTCCTCGGCGGCGACCTCGTCGTCCACACCGCCAAG
Protein-coding sequences here:
- a CDS encoding AfsR/SARP family transcriptional regulator, whose protein sequence is MEFRLLGAVSVATESGELPLGPAKRRSLLAALLLRPNRPVPVDQLTATLWDHEPPPRARSVIQGHVSRLRVLFAGADAEMFGVELVTQGTSYVLRMPESLLDAHRFEELVTLARGQRAPADAVAMYQEALSLWQGPALSGTYPSPPLQAAAHALDELRLASVEMLAGAYARLGEHNRAAAVLRAEAEAHPLRESLAAALMRELQRAGRRSEALDWFHRTRRLLADELGVDPGRELADAYGVALRGEDDDAGAAAPAAAAPAPVPAHGAPTAPVADTVDLLPRMPRGFHGRAGELTDLSRAAAGEAPVCLVTGPAGVGKTALVVHWAHRNRAAFPGGLLYADLRGFSDTGEPTHLEVLREFLLALGVAPRRIPESANGASALYRSLAADRQLLVVLDNARGSEQVRELLPGGTRCVTVVTSRYRLRGLIASDAARPVPVDVLEPDDSTALLAAVLGKERVLAEAVGARRLVELCGGLPLALRVAAARLADQPDWSLRAMSTELADESRRLTLLDVEDTGVRAALRLTVRRLPDDVAHHFAHLGRHPGTHVDRFTAAALAGTDPDTAEAALDRLTAAHLVTRTAPGRWTLHDLVRLYARDLDAGPDALIRVLDHSVATALAAADAAEPGDESCFTLPADFRPPHAIRTFADRDEAMEWYAAERDDLMLAAAAADAAGLPGRTWRIVLGLWPQMVWRVLDGWTPLLHKALEAARAESDARAESRVLALLGWVLTEEGRTEEALVHLEAAPVIAARAGDRRGEATALINLSLAQAALGSPEEAAEGCVQAAHLAREAGDRHTERLALHHLARHQLDTRQWQSALDTSVAALDIESSPKAPATSRVLLLTAGGEALIGMGDEAEGIRRLEGAASEAEASGYDEGAVRALGALLRVSADVGLRARYDTAMVRLAERT
- a CDS encoding DUF4232 domain-containing protein, whose product is MRTTRIRTTVLAATTAALALTLTACGGSDGSGGSASKAGSGRSVATADGAKGSEKASGTTVTTETGGGGEQGTTGSGAGKAAPARAAAAQPCTGDEISYAVLHRFPAQEGEHLLITATNADSKPCWVTSYPSVMLGDTSDVLPHAAKDAPGGTARITVKPGGKVYSAVALFTDSDRTHTATELSVALRDQTGDTGPGAGTGAFDGKGAPSEFTWSDAEVTNWNTTKPYDF
- a CDS encoding M4 family metallopeptidase, with amino-acid sequence MLRSTSHRPASHRRATAAGALTAVAALVAVAFQTGPASADDPGISKAKAPAAAKIGKADPGSLPVKLSPAQRAALLKDANATKADTAKDLGLGAKEKLVVRDVIKDVDGTTHTRYERTYDGLPVLGGDMVVDEAKSGKTEGVTKAAKAELKGVDTSADVKASAAEKQALGAAKAEGSKKTDADRAPRKVVWMAKGEPTLAYETVVGGLQHDGTPNELHVITDAATGKKIFQWQGIENGTGNTQYSGQVTLGSAQSGSSYNLTDTARGNHKTYNLNRATSGTGTLFSGPDDVWGNGQPSNLETAGADAHYGAALTWDYYKNVHGRSGIRGDGVGASSRVHYGNNYVNAFWSDSCFCMTYGDGAGNAKPLTSIDVAAHEMTHGVTAATGNMTYSGESGGLNEATSDIFAAAVEFHANNAQDVGDYNVGEKIDIRGNGTPLRYMDKPSKDGSSKDSWYSGIGSIDVHYSSGVANHFYYMLSEGSGAKVINGVSYDSPTSDGLPVTGIGRDKASLIWFKALTTKFTTTTNYAAARTGTLAAAGELYGTTSPEYNAVAHAWAAVNVGARPGGGGGTDFENTTDVAIPDRGAAVTSSVNVTGRTGNAPAALKVGVDIVHTWRGDLVVDLVAPDGSTYRLKNSSANDSADNIVETYTVNASSEVANGTWKLKVQDVAAQDVGRINSWKLTFP